From a region of the Zingiber officinale cultivar Zhangliang chromosome 4B, Zo_v1.1, whole genome shotgun sequence genome:
- the LOC121978397 gene encoding S-locus-specific glycoprotein S13-like, which translates to MIQNTSLVNGQTLTSTGDLFQLGFFSLDNSSSAKGYLGIWYCNFTLQEGIVVWIANRNKSVNTSMASFNLTSDGNLILFEEDRIVWSTGTRSTGLNSAHLQLLESGNLVLKDSNSILWETFDHPSDSDTYLPGMKLGFDFQTNTSWRRVSWKNSTDPSPGDYIQMIRALPIPDLVTLKGSAKYYRSGPRNGYDGFVGHPFITSSQEANYFVVTFHRRRRC; encoded by the exons ATGATCCAGAACACCTCACTTGTAAATGGCCAGACCTTGACATCGACAGGAGACTTGTTCCAACTGGGCTTCTTCAGTCTGGATAATAGTAGTTCAGCGAAGGGATACTTAGGAATCTGGTACTGCAATTTCACACTACAAGAAGGCATTGTAGTATGGATTGCCAATAGAAACAAGTCTGTCAACACATCCATGGCATCCTTCAACCTCACTTCCGATGGAAATCTAATCTTATTTGAGGAAGACAGAATAGTTTGGTCGACGGGAACGAGATCCACAGGACTCAATTCTGCACACTTGCAGCTTTTAGAATCTGGAAACCTCGTGCTGAAGGACAGCAACTCGATTCTATGGGAGACCTTCGACCACCCAAGCGACAGCGACACGTATCTCCCTGGCATGAAGCTCGGATTTGACTTCCAGACCAACACTTCATGGCGGCGAGTTTCATGGAAAAACTCCACGGATCCTTCTCCGGGAGACTACATCCAGATGATTCGTGCTCTACCTATACCGGATTTGGTCACGTTGAAGGGATCCGCCAAATACTATCGCAGCGGCCCAAGGAACGGATATGATGGGTTCGTCGGCCATCCATTTATCACGAGCAGCCAGGAGGCCAACTATTTTGTCGTCACGTTT CATCGCCGACGCCGGTGCTGA